The Janthinobacterium lividum genome has a window encoding:
- a CDS encoding cytochrome ubiquinol oxidase subunit I — translation MLGLTALELARVQFGFTISFHIIFPAITIGLASYLTVLEAAWLRTQDGVYRDLYHFWSKIFAVNFGMGVVSGLVMAYQFGTNWSFFSDYAGSITGPLLAYEVLTAFFLEAGFLGVMLFGWHRVGPGLHMFATAMVALGTLISATWIIASNSWMQTPQGHEIIAGRVVPVDWLAVIFNPSFPYRLLHMSVAAFLATALLVVASAAWHLLRGNDNAAIRKMMTMGLSMLLIVAPIQAVIGDLHGLNTLEHQPAKLAAMEGHWENTGKEGTPLILFGWPDMTREETLYKVEIPRLGGLILAHDWNGTIPALKEFAPRDRPNAAVVFWSFRLMAGLGMLMIALGLWSAWLRWRGTLWRSRLFLRCALWMGPSGLVAMLAGWYTTEIGRQPWTVYGLLRTEDAVSPHGATQLGITLVLFVVIYFAVFGTGIGYLLRLIRIGPQPHEGESVEHGGPGQERTPARPMSAAHLEEQAQGGHSHGH, via the coding sequence AGTTACCTGACGGTGCTGGAGGCGGCGTGGCTGCGCACGCAGGACGGCGTGTACCGCGACCTGTATCACTTCTGGTCGAAGATTTTCGCCGTCAATTTCGGCATGGGTGTCGTTTCCGGCCTCGTCATGGCGTACCAGTTCGGCACCAACTGGAGTTTCTTTTCCGATTACGCGGGCAGCATCACGGGGCCGTTGCTGGCCTATGAAGTGCTGACGGCCTTCTTCCTGGAAGCGGGTTTCCTCGGCGTGATGCTGTTCGGCTGGCACCGCGTGGGGCCCGGCCTGCACATGTTCGCCACGGCCATGGTGGCGCTGGGCACCCTGATCTCGGCCACCTGGATCATCGCCTCGAACAGCTGGATGCAGACGCCGCAAGGCCATGAAATCATAGCCGGGCGCGTGGTGCCCGTCGATTGGCTGGCCGTCATCTTCAACCCCTCGTTCCCGTACCGGCTGCTGCACATGAGCGTGGCCGCCTTCCTCGCCACGGCCTTGCTGGTAGTGGCGTCGGCCGCTTGGCATTTGCTGCGCGGCAATGACAATGCTGCCATCCGCAAGATGATGACCATGGGCTTGTCCATGCTGCTGATCGTCGCGCCCATCCAGGCCGTCATCGGCGACCTGCATGGCTTGAATACGCTGGAGCACCAGCCGGCCAAGCTGGCCGCCATGGAAGGTCACTGGGAAAACACGGGCAAGGAAGGCACGCCGCTGATCCTGTTTGGCTGGCCGGACATGACGCGCGAGGAAACCTTGTACAAGGTGGAAATCCCCCGTCTTGGCGGCCTGATCCTGGCGCATGACTGGAATGGCACCATCCCCGCCTTGAAGGAATTCGCGCCGCGCGACCGGCCCAATGCCGCCGTCGTGTTCTGGTCCTTCCGCCTCATGGCGGGGCTGGGCATGCTGATGATCGCGCTGGGACTCTGGAGCGCCTGGCTGCGCTGGCGCGGCACCTTGTGGCGCTCGCGCCTCTTCCTGCGCTGCGCGCTGTGGATGGGGCCCAGCGGGCTGGTGGCCATGCTGGCCGGCTGGTACACGACGGAGATCGGCCGCCAGCCGTGGACCGTGTACGGCTTGCTGCGCACGGAAGATGCCGTCTCGCCCCACGGCGCCACGCAGTTGGGCATCACCCTGGTGTTGTTCGTCGTCATCTATTTTGCCGTGTTCGGCACGGGCATCGGCTACCTGTTGCGCCTGATCCGGATCGGGCCGCAGCCGCACGAAGGGGAGAGCGTCGAACACGGTGGCCCCGGCCAGGAACGCACGCCTGCACGGCCCATGTCGGCCGCGCATCTTGAAGAGCAAGCACAAGGAGGACATTCGCATGGGCATTGA
- a CDS encoding DUF2474 family protein, whose product MAGIWLLSVATLGLAAWAMRLLMRAAGMGS is encoded by the coding sequence ATGGCCGGTATCTGGCTGCTCAGCGTGGCCACCCTGGGCTTGGCCGCCTGGGCAATGCGCCTGTTGATGCGGGCGGCGGGGATGGGCAGCTGA
- a CDS encoding TolC family protein, with amino-acid sequence MARFTKSTCLTPLALAAVLFLSGCASFSPDGGMQTVSALADARTGAPDALADKGGEEKLATLLAQPLDADSAVRIALMNNHGMKVALAELGASEADLVQAGRLRNPGLSFGRSHGSHGNEIDRGVSFDLAGLLTMPMRVNIERGRFEQAKLQAAISAVQLASDTRRAYFNAVAAVQTEAFMQRALLSAEAGAELATRLQQAGSWSRLDQARQQVFYADAVGDLARARHQATATREHLTRLLGLWGKQTSFTLPQRLPDLPAQAVDAGNIEAQAMEQRLDVQMSKLDAHATADALGLAKVTGFINVLDVGYTNKSSSEAPRENGYEVSLELPLFDWGSARNARAQALYEQSLQRTSGTAVRARSEVREAYSSYRTAYDLARHYRDEVVPLRKTISHEVLLRYNGMLASVFELLADAREQVASVNSAIETQRDFWIAQTELQGAINGSGPANKE; translated from the coding sequence ATGGCCCGTTTCACAAAATCAACTTGCCTGACGCCGCTGGCGCTGGCGGCCGTCTTGTTCCTCAGCGGCTGCGCCAGCTTTAGCCCCGATGGCGGCATGCAGACGGTGTCCGCGCTGGCCGACGCCCGCACGGGCGCTCCCGACGCGCTGGCGGACAAGGGCGGCGAGGAAAAATTGGCTACCCTGCTGGCCCAACCCCTGGACGCCGACAGCGCCGTGCGCATCGCCCTGATGAACAACCACGGCATGAAAGTGGCGCTGGCCGAACTGGGCGCGTCCGAGGCGGACTTGGTGCAAGCGGGGCGCTTGCGCAATCCCGGCCTGTCGTTCGGCCGCTCGCATGGCAGCCATGGCAATGAAATCGACAGGGGCGTCAGCTTTGACCTGGCCGGCTTGCTGACCATGCCGATGCGCGTGAACATCGAGCGGGGCCGTTTTGAACAGGCCAAGCTGCAGGCCGCCATCAGTGCCGTGCAACTGGCGTCGGATACGCGCCGCGCGTATTTCAATGCCGTGGCCGCCGTGCAGACGGAAGCTTTCATGCAGCGGGCGCTGCTGTCGGCCGAGGCTGGCGCCGAACTGGCCACGCGCTTGCAGCAGGCGGGCAGCTGGAGCCGCCTCGACCAGGCGCGCCAGCAAGTGTTTTATGCGGACGCCGTCGGCGACCTGGCCCGCGCGCGCCATCAGGCCACAGCCACGCGCGAGCACCTGACGCGCCTGCTGGGCCTGTGGGGCAAGCAAACCAGTTTTACCTTGCCGCAGCGTCTGCCCGACTTGCCGGCCCAGGCGGTGGACGCCGGCAATATCGAGGCGCAAGCCATGGAGCAGCGCCTCGATGTGCAGATGAGCAAACTCGACGCGCATGCGACGGCCGATGCGCTTGGCCTGGCTAAGGTGACGGGTTTCATCAATGTGCTCGACGTGGGCTACACCAACAAGAGCAGCAGCGAGGCGCCGCGCGAAAACGGCTATGAGGTGTCCCTGGAGCTACCGCTGTTTGACTGGGGCTCGGCGCGCAATGCCAGGGCGCAAGCCTTGTACGAACAGTCGCTGCAGCGCACGTCGGGCACGGCGGTGCGGGCCCGCTCGGAAGTGCGCGAGGCGTATTCCAGCTACCGCACGGCCTACGACCTGGCGCGCCACTACCGCGATGAAGTCGTGCCGCTGCGCAAGACGATTTCGCATGAAGTATTGCTACGCTACAACGGCATGCTGGCCAGCGTGTTCGAACTGCTGGCCGACGCGCGCGAACAGGTTGCCAGCGTCAACAGCGCCATCGAGACCCAGCGCGATTTCTGGATCGCGCAAACTGAACTGCAAGGCGCCATCAATGGCAGCGGTCCTGCCAACAAGGAATAA
- a CDS encoding copper oxidase has product MITRRNFFMNAGAVALSAAAVSRVGAASLPEAVMMSGADTKAPPPPPNGRPYNPVVTLNGWSLPWRMNNNVKEFHLVAEPVVRELAPGMQANLWGYNGQSPGPTIEVVEGDRVRIFVTNKLPEHTSVHWHGQRLPNGMDGVTGLTQPGIPPGKTFVYEFVAKRPGTFMYHPHADEMTQMAMGMMGFWVTHPKDPNFMKVDRDFVFLLSNYDIDPGSYTPKIMTMTDFNLFTFNSRVFPGIDPMVVRQGDKVRVRVGNLTMTNHPIHMHGHEFEVTGTDGGWTRPESRWPEVTTDVAVGQMRAVEFMATDLGDWAFHCHKSHHTMNAMGHDVPTMIGVDHQGVAAKINQLVPGYMVMGERGMADMGEMQMPIPDNTLPMMAGDGPFGAIGMGGMFTAVKVRKDQKPGDYRDPGWYKHPAGSVAYEWTGALPEPVRGQGTGKQAAKGSVEMTVRKPAGHSGH; this is encoded by the coding sequence ATGATTACACGTAGAAACTTTTTCATGAACGCGGGCGCCGTCGCCCTCAGTGCCGCGGCCGTCAGCAGAGTCGGTGCGGCATCGTTGCCGGAAGCTGTCATGATGTCTGGCGCGGACACCAAGGCGCCGCCACCGCCGCCGAACGGGCGTCCGTACAATCCCGTCGTCACCCTGAATGGGTGGTCCTTGCCCTGGCGCATGAACAACAACGTCAAGGAATTTCATTTGGTGGCCGAACCCGTTGTGCGCGAGCTGGCGCCCGGCATGCAAGCGAACCTGTGGGGCTACAACGGCCAGTCGCCGGGCCCCACCATCGAAGTGGTGGAGGGAGACCGGGTGCGCATCTTTGTCACCAACAAATTGCCGGAACACACGAGCGTGCACTGGCATGGCCAGCGCTTGCCCAACGGCATGGATGGCGTCACGGGCCTGACCCAGCCGGGTATTCCTCCCGGCAAGACCTTCGTGTATGAATTTGTTGCCAAGCGGCCCGGCACCTTCATGTACCACCCGCATGCCGATGAAATGACGCAGATGGCCATGGGTATGATGGGGTTCTGGGTGACCCACCCGAAAGACCCGAACTTCATGAAGGTGGACCGCGATTTCGTCTTCTTGCTGAGCAACTACGACATCGATCCCGGCAGCTATACGCCGAAGATCATGACCATGACGGATTTTAATCTGTTCACCTTCAACAGCCGCGTTTTCCCGGGCATCGACCCCATGGTCGTGCGCCAGGGCGACAAGGTGCGCGTGCGCGTGGGCAATCTGACCATGACGAACCACCCGATCCACATGCATGGCCATGAATTCGAGGTGACTGGCACGGATGGCGGCTGGACGCGCCCCGAGTCGCGCTGGCCCGAGGTGACGACGGACGTGGCCGTGGGCCAGATGCGCGCCGTGGAATTCATGGCCACCGACCTGGGCGACTGGGCTTTCCACTGCCACAAGTCGCACCACACGATGAATGCCATGGGACATGACGTGCCCACCATGATCGGTGTCGACCACCAGGGCGTGGCGGCGAAGATCAACCAGCTCGTGCCCGGCTACATGGTGATGGGCGAACGGGGCATGGCCGACATGGGCGAAATGCAGATGCCGATTCCCGACAACACCTTGCCCATGATGGCCGGCGACGGCCCTTTCGGCGCCATCGGCATGGGCGGCATGTTTACGGCAGTCAAGGTGCGCAAGGACCAGAAGCCGGGCGACTACCGCGATCCGGGCTGGTACAAGCACCCGGCCGGCAGCGTGGCCTATGAATGGACGGGCGCCTTGCCGGAACCGGTGCGTGGTCAGGGTACAGGCAAGCAGGCGGCGAAAGGCAGCGTGGAAATGACGGTGCGCAAGCCGGCCGGCCACAGCGGGCATTAA
- a CDS encoding methyl-accepting chemotaxis protein, with the protein MLKQMKVGTRLLAAFFCVALMGAIVAGIGIFNMGKIDTMAGQMYKHELLGLSYIKEANIALIKVGRARSNFLLSTTAEERATRQADIAKFLDMNKSYLTKAEPLFVTPAAKELFARFAAVEAEYIATMQQALALAAAEPLAQRSVQLIDLLNKTRLHADELDGMLDKLSQQKEERAKAAAEQASGVYQASRSFMIALVLGSMAAGLALGALITRGLTRQLGGEPAYAVKIAGAIAEGDLTVDIRTASHDNASLLFAMKAMRDKLVGIVSQVRSGTDTINTASGEIAQGNLDLSSRTEEQASSLEETASSMEQLTSAVRQNADNARQANVLAGAASEVAGKGGAVVGQVVQTMESINASSRKIVDIISVIDSIAFQTNILALNAAVEAARAGEEGRGFAVVASEVRNLAQRSSQAAKEIKTLIGDSVEQVEIGSKLVHDAGKTMDEVVTSVRQVADIMQEITAASAEQSAGIEQVNQAVLQMDQVTQQNAALVEEAAAAAESLQDQAQTLTELVGVFRLHAQAQQLAVSPASNNVTPLRRPAVSARQGLRRLA; encoded by the coding sequence ATGTTGAAGCAGATGAAGGTGGGAACGCGCTTGCTGGCGGCATTTTTCTGTGTCGCGCTGATGGGGGCCATCGTGGCCGGCATCGGCATCTTCAACATGGGCAAGATCGATACCATGGCGGGGCAGATGTACAAACATGAATTGCTGGGCTTGTCGTATATCAAGGAAGCCAATATCGCCCTGATCAAGGTGGGCCGCGCGCGCAGCAATTTCTTGCTGTCCACGACCGCCGAGGAACGCGCCACGCGCCAGGCCGACATCGCCAAATTCCTCGACATGAATAAAAGTTACCTGACCAAGGCGGAGCCGCTGTTCGTCACACCGGCTGCCAAGGAATTGTTTGCCCGCTTTGCCGCCGTCGAAGCGGAATACATCGCCACCATGCAGCAGGCGCTGGCGCTGGCCGCGGCCGAGCCGCTGGCCCAGCGTAGCGTGCAACTGATCGATCTGCTCAACAAGACGCGGCTGCATGCCGACGAACTCGACGGTATGCTGGATAAACTCTCGCAGCAGAAAGAAGAGCGCGCCAAGGCGGCTGCCGAGCAGGCGTCCGGCGTGTACCAGGCCAGCCGCAGCTTCATGATCGCGCTGGTGCTGGGCAGCATGGCGGCCGGCCTGGCGCTGGGGGCGCTGATCACGCGAGGACTGACGCGTCAGCTGGGCGGCGAACCCGCGTATGCCGTCAAGATCGCCGGCGCCATCGCCGAGGGCGACCTCACCGTCGATATCCGCACGGCCAGCCATGACAACGCCAGCCTGCTGTTCGCCATGAAAGCCATGCGCGACAAGCTGGTGGGCATTGTCAGCCAGGTACGCTCGGGTACGGACACCATCAACACGGCCTCGGGCGAAATTGCCCAGGGCAACCTGGATTTGTCGTCGCGCACGGAAGAGCAGGCCAGTTCGCTGGAAGAAACGGCGTCGTCGATGGAGCAGCTGACGTCGGCCGTGCGGCAGAATGCGGACAATGCGCGCCAGGCCAATGTGCTGGCTGGCGCCGCGTCCGAGGTGGCCGGCAAGGGCGGCGCCGTGGTGGGGCAGGTGGTGCAGACGATGGAATCGATCAATGCATCCTCGCGCAAGATCGTCGACATCATCAGCGTGATCGACAGCATCGCCTTCCAGACGAATATTTTGGCCTTGAACGCGGCCGTGGAAGCGGCCAGGGCAGGCGAGGAGGGGCGCGGCTTTGCCGTCGTGGCGTCCGAAGTGCGCAACCTGGCGCAGCGATCAAGCCAGGCCGCCAAGGAAATCAAGACCCTGATCGGCGACTCCGTCGAACAGGTGGAAATCGGCTCCAAGCTTGTGCATGACGCGGGCAAGACGATGGATGAAGTGGTCACCAGCGTGCGCCAGGTCGCCGACATCATGCAGGAAATCACGGCCGCCAGCGCCGAGCAAAGCGCCGGCATCGAGCAAGTCAACCAGGCCGTGCTGCAGATGGACCAGGTGACGCAGCAAAACGCGGCCCTGGTGGAAGAGGCGGCGGCGGCCGCTGAATCGCTGCAAGACCAGGCGCAGACCTTGACGGAATTGGTGGGCGTGTTCCGCCTGCATGCCCAGGCGCAACAGTTGGCCGTGTCGCCAGCCAGCAACAACGTTACACCGCTGCGCCGGCCGGCGGTATCTGCCAGGCAGGGCCTGCGGCGCCTGGCCTGA
- a CDS encoding transporter, producing MPSPRLPLLSFSLLLVSLAPLAQAQEGDAVLPYRPSVASPAQLPVPGQLEFEAGGLLSKMDDTRRASLPYTFKLAFTPEWGVLLEGEGFVRARDETGRRETGVGDTTVVLKRAFVLDSATALGLELGWKLPTAKDSIGSGKSDVSLNGIFSRDLGAVHMDANLNATRLGASDPGAGRVQTGWATSFSTPVSDRWGATAEVSGTRLRGAPATAQLLLAATYSPTPRLAIDIGVARGLTAASPDWSLFSGLVVPLGKLW from the coding sequence ATGCCGTCTCCTCGCTTGCCGTTGTTGAGTTTCTCCCTGCTATTGGTTTCCCTGGCGCCCCTGGCGCAAGCGCAGGAGGGCGATGCCGTCCTGCCTTACCGTCCTTCCGTCGCCAGTCCCGCCCAGCTGCCCGTGCCGGGCCAGCTGGAATTCGAGGCTGGCGGCCTGCTGTCGAAGATGGACGACACGCGCCGCGCCAGCCTGCCGTATACGTTTAAACTGGCGTTCACGCCCGAATGGGGCGTGTTGCTCGAAGGCGAGGGCTTCGTGCGTGCACGCGATGAAACGGGCCGCCGCGAAACGGGCGTGGGTGACACGACGGTCGTGCTCAAGCGTGCCTTTGTACTCGACAGCGCCACGGCGCTGGGTCTGGAACTGGGCTGGAAGTTGCCCACGGCCAAGGACAGCATCGGCAGCGGCAAGAGCGATGTGTCGCTGAACGGTATTTTTAGCCGCGACCTGGGCGCCGTGCACATGGACGCCAACCTGAACGCCACGCGCCTGGGGGCATCCGACCCTGGCGCGGGCAGGGTGCAAACGGGCTGGGCGACCTCCTTTTCCACGCCCGTCAGCGACCGATGGGGCGCCACGGCGGAGGTGTCGGGCACGCGTTTGCGCGGCGCACCGGCCACGGCCCAGCTGCTGCTGGCCGCCACTTACAGTCCCACGCCACGGCTGGCCATCGATATCGGTGTGGCGCGCGGCTTGACGGCGGCGTCGCCGGACTGGTCGCTGTTCAGCGGCCTGGTTGTGCCTTTGGGCAAACTGTGGTGA
- a CDS encoding NAD(P)/FAD-dependent oxidoreductase: MHSKIVIVGGGAGGLELACKLSRKLGAGQVTLVDSRLYHIWKPSLHEVAAGTLDIHQEGLSYQMLAHDNGFTYVYGPLIGLDAASNCLTVGAIATDKDEQLLPQRQIHYDQLVLAVGSTSNYFGVPGAKENTISLNATEDAERFRLTLLKLLAMAEQRQGDAGHPGVDIVIIGGGATGVELAAELREASGVYAAYGFQNLNAIKDVRITLLEGAPRILAPLPERVSIAASKLLHKHGITVVTDTRVTTIEADKVTVASGTSYAADICVWAAGIRAPEFLSTLGLPTNRAGQLEVTGMLNVQGHANIFALGDCAACMGPDDKLVPPRAQAAHQQADYLLKTFLLQAKGKPPQTKPYEYLDYGSLVSFGRTTSVGTLMGSLKGLSWFVEGFVARMMYVSLHLMHHNAVLGSVRTAVMAMGRFLIKRSTPQVKLH, from the coding sequence TTGCATAGTAAAATCGTTATCGTAGGTGGCGGCGCAGGCGGCCTGGAGCTGGCCTGCAAACTCAGCCGCAAGCTCGGCGCCGGTCAGGTGACCCTGGTCGACAGCCGCCTGTACCATATCTGGAAGCCGTCGCTGCATGAAGTGGCGGCCGGCACCCTGGACATTCATCAAGAGGGCCTGTCGTATCAGATGCTGGCGCATGACAATGGTTTTACCTATGTCTATGGCCCTTTGATCGGGCTCGACGCCGCGTCGAACTGCCTCACCGTGGGCGCCATCGCCACGGACAAGGATGAGCAATTGCTGCCGCAACGGCAAATCCATTATGACCAGCTGGTGCTGGCCGTGGGCAGCACCTCGAATTATTTCGGCGTGCCCGGCGCCAAGGAAAACACGATTTCCCTGAATGCCACGGAAGACGCCGAACGTTTCCGTTTGACCCTGTTGAAACTGCTGGCCATGGCCGAGCAACGCCAGGGCGACGCGGGCCATCCCGGCGTCGACATCGTCATCATCGGCGGCGGCGCCACGGGTGTGGAGCTGGCGGCCGAGTTGCGCGAAGCGAGCGGCGTGTATGCCGCGTATGGTTTCCAGAATCTCAACGCCATCAAGGATGTGCGCATCACCCTGCTCGAAGGGGCGCCGCGCATCCTGGCGCCGCTGCCCGAGCGCGTCTCCATCGCCGCCTCGAAACTGCTGCATAAACATGGCATCACCGTGGTGACCGATACGCGCGTCACCACGATCGAAGCCGACAAGGTGACGGTGGCCAGCGGTACCAGCTATGCGGCCGACATCTGTGTGTGGGCCGCCGGCATCCGCGCGCCGGAGTTCCTGTCGACCTTGGGGCTGCCGACCAACCGCGCCGGCCAGCTGGAAGTGACGGGCATGCTCAATGTGCAGGGCCATGCGAATATTTTTGCGCTGGGCGATTGCGCCGCCTGCATGGGGCCGGATGACAAGCTGGTGCCGCCGCGCGCCCAGGCTGCCCACCAGCAAGCCGATTACCTGCTGAAAACCTTCCTGCTGCAAGCCAAGGGCAAGCCGCCGCAAACCAAGCCGTACGAATACCTGGACTACGGTTCGCTCGTGTCGTTCGGCCGCACCACCTCGGTCGGCACCCTGATGGGTTCGCTGAAGGGCCTGAGCTGGTTCGTGGAAGGCTTCGTGGCCCGCATGATGTACGTCAGCTTGCACCTGATGCACCACAATGCCGTGCTGGGCAGCGTGCGCACGGCCGTCATGGCCATGGGCCGTTTCCTGATCAAGCGCAGCACGCCGCAGGTCAAGCTGCATTGA
- a CDS encoding DUF6265 family protein: MQRLATTLLAALMAMGTAQAADKTVPPPETVNKLAWLAGCWNVDGAEPGSGEQWSTAAGGTILGTSRTVKGGKTTAFEFVQISLTDPGQLAYIVQPSGQPPVIFNLLRQDKPNEFIFANLDNDFPSRIIYRHDSERILHASITGTIKGKLTTIAFPMTRGRCEAAPLARSK, encoded by the coding sequence ATGCAACGACTCGCAACTACCTTGCTGGCAGCGCTGATGGCCATGGGCACCGCCCAGGCCGCCGACAAAACCGTGCCGCCGCCGGAAACGGTGAACAAGCTGGCATGGTTGGCAGGCTGCTGGAACGTCGACGGCGCCGAACCCGGTTCAGGAGAACAATGGAGCACGGCCGCCGGCGGCACCATCCTGGGCACCAGCCGCACCGTCAAGGGCGGCAAGACGACGGCCTTTGAATTCGTGCAGATCAGCCTCACCGACCCGGGCCAGCTGGCCTACATCGTGCAACCGTCAGGCCAGCCACCCGTGATCTTCAATCTGCTGCGCCAGGACAAGCCGAATGAATTCATCTTCGCCAACCTGGACAATGACTTCCCCAGCCGCATCATCTACCGCCACGACAGCGAGCGCATCTTGCATGCCAGCATCACCGGCACCATCAAAGGCAAGCTCACTACCATCGCCTTCCCCATGACGCGGGGCCGCTGCGAAGCGGCGCCCCTCGCGCGCAGCAAATAA
- a CDS encoding ATP-binding protein, whose amino-acid sequence MSAQTDPNKETAQADAERAADLSELLGHVNTSWDNERRALSRQLHDSLGSSLTALTMHLSLLTQKMPQEAALLDRAATMKQLLLNVIETNRQMQMKLWNDKLEFLGVNVALGELAAQFAEQHKITVRCNLPEDELICPRNVGVALLRTLEEALSNIAAHAHATQVDIIIDDNDEALMMTVKDNGTGLPASEPVEMSKHGLRSVRERVHYLGGSLSLTGNPQGGTALTVVLPRITPKE is encoded by the coding sequence ATGTCCGCACAAACAGATCCGAACAAGGAAACGGCCCAGGCCGATGCGGAACGCGCCGCCGATCTCAGCGAGTTGCTGGGTCATGTCAACACGAGCTGGGACAATGAACGGCGCGCCCTGTCGCGCCAGCTGCACGACAGCCTCGGTTCCTCGCTGACGGCGCTGACCATGCACTTGTCGCTGCTGACGCAAAAAATGCCGCAGGAAGCGGCCTTGCTCGACCGTGCGGCGACCATGAAGCAATTGCTGCTGAATGTGATTGAAACCAACCGCCAGATGCAAATGAAGCTGTGGAACGACAAGCTCGAGTTTCTCGGCGTGAATGTGGCGCTGGGTGAACTGGCCGCGCAATTTGCCGAACAGCACAAGATCACCGTGCGCTGCAACCTGCCCGAAGATGAACTGATTTGCCCGCGCAACGTGGGCGTCGCCCTGCTGCGCACCCTGGAAGAAGCGCTCAGCAACATCGCCGCGCACGCCCATGCCACGCAAGTGGACATCATCATCGACGATAACGACGAAGCACTGATGATGACTGTCAAGGATAACGGCACTGGCTTGCCGGCCAGCGAACCCGTCGAAATGAGCAAGCACGGCCTGCGCTCCGTGCGCGAGCGCGTGCATTACCTGGGCGGCAGCCTGAGCCTGACGGGCAATCCGCAAGGCGGCACGGCCCTGACCGTCGTCTTGCCGCGCATTACGCCAAAAGAATAA
- a CDS encoding diguanylate cyclase, giving the protein MPSQDEILKAKILVVDDSPDNVDLMLEILRDAGYTNVTATMRPAQVCPLHREHCYDLILLDLQMPELNGFQVMKGLKEIEHGGYLPVLALTAQPSFKIAALEAGARDFISKPFDLMEVHKRIHNMLEVRLLYKELAQYSKQQQELALHDPLTGLPNRRLLEDRIEHTLLQSARSRGKSAILYLDLDGFKAINDSYGHGYGDDILKMVATRLVGASRKEDTVARIGGDEFVIVLGNLAGKGDAREPAAKLIEVISEPYFINDLTLRLSTSIGIAIYPDDASTVESLLGAADTALYEAKRAGKNRFCCSPHEVIASQVNMQKNSIPLIA; this is encoded by the coding sequence ATGCCCAGCCAAGATGAGATTTTGAAAGCCAAAATTTTGGTCGTTGACGACTCACCCGACAATGTCGACCTGATGCTGGAAATTCTGCGCGATGCCGGCTACACCAATGTCACGGCCACCATGCGTCCGGCGCAGGTCTGTCCCCTGCACCGTGAGCATTGCTACGACCTGATCTTGCTGGATCTGCAAATGCCGGAACTCAATGGTTTCCAGGTCATGAAAGGCTTGAAGGAAATCGAGCATGGTGGTTATCTGCCCGTGCTGGCCCTGACGGCACAGCCGAGTTTCAAGATCGCCGCCCTGGAAGCGGGCGCGCGCGACTTCATCAGCAAGCCCTTCGACCTGATGGAAGTGCACAAGCGCATTCACAATATGCTGGAAGTGCGCCTGCTGTACAAGGAACTGGCGCAATACAGCAAGCAGCAACAGGAACTGGCGCTGCACGATCCGCTGACGGGCTTGCCAAACCGGCGCCTGCTGGAAGACCGCATCGAGCACACCCTGCTGCAATCGGCCCGCAGCCGCGGCAAGTCGGCCATCCTGTACCTGGACCTGGATGGCTTCAAGGCCATCAACGACAGTTACGGCCACGGCTATGGCGATGACATCCTGAAAATGGTGGCGACCCGCCTGGTGGGCGCATCGCGCAAGGAAGACACGGTGGCGCGCATCGGCGGCGATGAATTCGTCATCGTGCTGGGCAACCTGGCCGGCAAGGGTGACGCGCGCGAACCGGCCGCCAAGCTGATCGAAGTCATTTCCGAACCGTATTTCATCAACGACCTGACCCTGCGCCTGTCGACCAGCATCGGCATCGCCATCTACCCGGACGACGCCAGTACCGTTGAATCCCTGCTGGGCGCGGCCGACACGGCCCTGTACGAAGCCAAGCGCGCCGGCAAGAACCGCTTTTGCTGCTCGCCCCACGAGGTGATCGCATCGCAGGTGAACATGCAAAAAAACAGCATCCCCTTGATCGCCTGA